Within the Malassezia vespertilionis chromosome 3, complete sequence genome, the region GCATCTTTGGTGTACAGACGGAAACACATGCCAGGCCCTTCACGACCAGCGCGaccagcgcgctgcacgctcGATGATTGCGATATGGGGTGCACCTGGAGTGTCTCCACGCCTGTTTGGGGCGAAAACACCTTTTCCTTTACAAGGCCCGAGTCGATCACGTAGCGGATTCCCGGGATGGTAATACTCGTCTCGGCAATGTTGGTGGCGAGCACTACTttccgcgtgcgctcggGCGTGGGTGCAaacgccgctgccgccgcagccgGACCTAGAGCCGCGTACAAAGGACGCACAAGCAGTTCCTGCGCACTCGGAAACCCCTGCTCCTCTGCCCATGCATCCACCTGCGATGCAAACAGCTGGAGCGACTGTGCTAAAGACTCAATTTCTTCTTGGCCAGTGGCAAAAAGGAGTATGTCGCCCGGCGGTTTGGAGACGTGAATTTGCATcaccgcacgcacagcagcaTCAGTCCAGTCCTGGCAGCTCTCTTCTGTATAGTACAGTCGCACTCCATGCTGCCGCCCCGCAACGTACAAAATGGGAATGGggtcggcgctgcggaaaaagcgcgcaaacgcctcAGCATCGATCGTGGCACTCATGATGACAAGTTTGAGAGGTGTGGCGCCAAGTTCTTTTGCATCGACCAAACGCTGGCGCTCTTGCTGGATCTGCTTGGCAAGCCCAAGAAGCACGtctgtgcgcagcgatcgCTCGTGTGCTTCGTCAATGATGAGTACACTGTATCGCTTTAGCAGTCGCGCGTTCGCAGCGCGTGAattcggcgcgcacgtctCCGCGGCCCCTTCTACCGGTCCCAAAATCTCGCGGATCAACATGCCGTCGGTCATGAATTTGATTCGCGTCTGTTTGCTGGTCCGGTCTTCGAAACGGACCGAGTACCCGACATACTCGGACCTGCCGTCGTCTTTGTGTGTCAGTACCGCAGGATCGCGGCACCCCATCTCGTCGGCTACGCGCGATGCTAGCGACGTCGCAgcaacgcggcgcggctgcgtaATACCAATCATTTGGCGGCCATGCCTCGGCACGATGCCTTCTTGGAATAAAAATTGCGGGACTTGCGTCGTCTTACCACTGCCTGTCTCGCCTACAAGTATAACAGTCGCATTTTCGCGAATGCGCTTTACGATCGTGTCTTTGCCTGCCCAAACAGGCAGCATATGGCTCCCACTGGGCCCTGCCGCTGGCATtgtcgcgcaaaaaaaTTGATGCTCCACACGATGCCAGCAACTGGTGCCCGATCGCCCGATGCTTTTTGTCATGGGCCGTGCTTCCTTC harbors:
- the prh1 gene encoding RNA helicase (COG:A; EggNog:ENOG503NWVV) codes for the protein MLPVWAGKDTIVKRIRENATVILVGETGSGKTTQVPQFLFQEGIVPRHGRQMIGITQPRRVAATSLASRVADEMGCRDPAVLTHKDDGRSEYVGYSVRFEDRTSKQTRIKFMTDGMLIREILGPVEGAAETCAPNSRAANARLLKRYSVLIIDEAHERSLRTDVLLGLAKQIQQERQRLVDAKELGATPLKLVIMSATIDAEAFARFFRSADPIPILYVAGRQHGVRLYYTEESCQDWTDAAVRAVMQIHVSKPPGDILLFATGQEEIESLAQSLQLFASQVDAWAEEQGFPSAQELLVRPLYAALGPAAAAAAFAPTPERTRKVVLATNIAETSITIPGIRYVIDSGLVKEKVFSPQTGVETLQVHPISQSSSVQRAGRAGREGPGMCFRLYTKDAFAALPKVPVPEIHRTELSGVALQLYAMALDPFHFDWIDPPETAMLQEAVLHLAELGAITCAKGRDVQLTQLGRQLALLPITPSYARLLLAAAERGPTVARQARDLVSILSADRSMFVESRDPERKEAVDKARDIFTDPSGDHATYLKALQAYLNVKAHASGEKASAKHELCSWCHAHGIRERTMRNILAIRKQLVRICSQHAIRCDDDDNGAGKRMRSASPDDDLDEEPGLFVTRGAIHADGVGESFDDLLQCLGKGRVTNIALRQPDGSFRRIAGGPLFKLHPASTLHPARHTARGSLASAVQAVVFEELMLTSQTFARTVSRIEPAWLQALIARTT